From Megalobrama amblycephala isolate DHTTF-2021 linkage group LG24, ASM1881202v1, whole genome shotgun sequence, the proteins below share one genomic window:
- the ppp1r3da gene encoding protein phosphatase 1, regulatory subunit 3Da codes for MAWSLGCCHKDTPLGEMNADLFFTTVSDGSKESSTPTLQDTSRSKTDSGRKPVKIRPPSPRTTPRQTAGRSLSCEPPTKSIIQRRTQSLPSPSERRKLSRRASVRFVDSLGLDLENVKVFKSGEDPFVPEHVLFRLLMNAELASSKRMEISLPYLKPMFSVQPGECSNFTDRLRCQQVCLERVLCYEPGIIGIVQVVNLAFEKEVSVRYSFTNWKSCSETKAYWVSSKSMSNGPCCDTFRFHLPVPPFILHPGAVLEFAICYKVMGAQFWDNNGGQNYKLTCQSYNLPVPKECEDSMIHFI; via the coding sequence ATGGCCTGGTCTTTGGGATGTTGCCATAAAGACACACCCCTCGGAGAGATGAATGCTGACCTATTTTTTACCACGGTATCAGATGGCTCAAAAGAAAGTTCCACACCGACGTTGCAGGACACGTCCCGCTCAAAAACGGACAGCGGGAGGAAGCCAGTTAAAATCCGTCCACCTAGCCCGAGAACCACTCCGAGGCAAACTGCAGGCCGCAGCCTGTCATGTGAACCCCCAACCAAATCCATCATCCAGAGGCGCACTCAGTCCCTTCCATCTCCATCAGAGAGAAGAAAGCTTAGTCGCAGAGCCAGCGTCCGATTTGTGGACTCTTTGGGGTTGGACCTGGAAAATGTCAAGGTTTTTAAAAGCGGCGAGGACCCGTTTGTCCCAGAGCACGTTCTCTTCCGACTGTTGATGAATGCAGAGCTAGCCTCGAGTAAGAGGATGGAGATATCCTTACCGTATTTGAAGCCCATGTTCTCTGTCCAGCCGGGCGAATGTTCAAACTTCACGGATCGTCTGCGTTGCCAACAAGTATGCCTGGAGCGGGTTTTGTGCTACGAGCCTGGCATTATAGGGATCGTTCAAGTTGTAAATTTGGCCTTTGAGAAGGAAGTGAGTGTTCGCTATTCCTTTACAAACTGGAAGAGCTGCTCAGAAACCAAAGCGTACTGGGTTTCAAGCAAATCTATGTCAAACGGGCCTTGCTGTGACACTTTTCGATTTCATCTTCCCGTTCCTCCGTTTATCCTTCACCCTGGGGCTGTGCTGGAGTTTGCGATTTGTTATAAAGTAATGGGCGCTCAGTTTTGGGATAACAATGGTGGGCAGAATTACAAATTGACCTGTCAGAGTTACAACCTGCCTGTGCCGAAGGAATGTGAAGACAGCATGATACACTTTATCTGA